The nucleotide sequence GAGCTCTCAATTCATTGACTCTTCGACTCTTTTATTTTAATCCTCTTAGTTCCCAGAACTCTCTCTCCGACGCACACCATAATCGGATCTGATGAACTACTTCTAAAGACAAGGTCGGTGACAGGATCTCCACCCTTTGATTCAATGACCATGAAATCGCAAAGATCACCTGGGGCCAATCCAGATAATCCCTTCAACCCGAGGATTTCTCGCCCTGTCTTGAACACCATAGTCAGGACATCGTCAACTTCTTTGATGCCCTGGTATCTCAGGATTCTTCCAGCGAATTCCAATTCGGTAAACATATCCGGTAATGAGAACATCGCGTTATCTGTACCAAGGGCTATCCGGACCCCCTTATGGATCATACGGTCTAACGGCGGAATTCGGCCGAATAGCAGATTCGATCTCGGACAAACAACAATCGGGACATTCTCCTGTGCACAGAGTTCAAGGTCGCTATCAGTAGCAACGGTCATGTGGACGATAAAGGAGGGCCTCAAATCGAGAACTTTATCGATGTCTTCTCTTATCCTCTCACTCGCGTGAAGCGCGAATCGTTTCTTTTTCTTCCTCACGTACGACGCAAGGTCATGTAACACTGAATAGTCCCAGTCAGAGATCGCGGAAACCCCGATCCCGTCCGCTACCTTCAGTATTTCATCTACCTCCTCCCTGAGAAATTCAAGACCGCTCGGCCGTCCGAAGATGACGGGCTTTGCTGTGCCGTCCCTTATTTTTGATAATAATTGTGCGCCAATCACACCCCCCTCCCGGAAATCGATAAAATGAGAAGTTCCGCGCCTCAACATATAGCGGGCGAGGTGTCTCATTGATTTTATCAATCGATCTCCTGGGATCTCTTTCAGCATCCGGTGCTTCAGGCCGTCGGGCGGAGCGACGATTTGCTCGAGAGGAAGTGAAAAATCTACTGGCACGAGAAAGTCAGCGATATGGGTGTGAGCGTTGACCATTGTAGGGACGATGACCCCTCTTGCAAGACTCGAGCGTGCCTCACCCCTTCCGACCTCGACGACTCTCCCGTCCTCGAAACCGATATGGCCTTCGATGAACCCCTCGTCAGTGAGCATCAGGCCAGAGACGTAATGCATCGTCATTGAATTGAAGCGTAAGTATTTCAATAATTTCAATCGCGACAGAATTGAATCTTGCGAGGAGCTCAGGAATCAAACGTTACGATTTTTGAGCTGTTGTCTCGTTTATGCGCTGAGTCTGATGTTCTCACAATGATTATCTCGTATATCCGTTTTAGTAATACCAGGTGATTCATCAAACTCAGACACGAGGGCGAATTCGATTTCCCTCCACGCCTTGGCCAGCAACTTTTCATAGTACTCAACATCGAAAGGAGTACGTTCAGAACTAATACCGACACGCCATTTTTTCGCATCAACGACAACGTACTCGATCTCCATGCCCGGTCTCACAGGGACTTGATTTTTTAACAGCGCCTCAACGGCAGACGCTTCGAGAGAGTGCTTCGTATAATCGAGTTTGCTTATTTTCCTCCTGATCTTTATCTCATCGAAATCGGCGTGTGGAAGCGATTTCAGATAATTGTTATAAATCGCCTTGAGCTCCATGCTCATTTCCGATAGGGCCCTCGCATCCTTCGCCCCCGACATCCGCTTGAACATTTCCTCCTGCATCTTTTTTATATATACCGGCGTGTCATCCCTTCTAGCCATTACTCCCCTCACCTTCATTTCACCATTCGACAGCCGTCCGAAATAGCGATTATAAGCGCCGCTCCCGTCCTCCATCGGAAGGAAGACAATCCAGTCATATTCCTCAATTTCCGTTGGTATGACGATTTCCCGCTCCACTCTCTCCTTAAATCCCTCGACACCTTCTCCTCTGATCCAGAGACAATCCACAATCCCGTGCAGCACTTCTAGACCCATCGATTCGGCGATCTCCTTCACCCTGACCAGTATCTCCCTTGCGGTCGATGTAATCCTTTCATGTACTTCGATGCTTCCGAATTTTGCATTCCTGTAGCCCGT is from Methanomassiliicoccales archaeon and encodes:
- a CDS encoding amidohydrolase family protein; translation: MHYVSGLMLTDEGFIEGHIGFEDGRVVEVGRGEARSSLARGVIVPTMVNAHTHIADFLVPVDFSLPLEQIVAPPDGLKHRMLKEIPGDRLIKSMRHLARYMLRRGTSHFIDFREGGVIGAQLLSKIRDGTAKPVIFGRPSGLEFLREEVDEILKVADGIGVSAISDWDYSVLHDLASYVRKKKKRFALHASERIREDIDKVLDLRPSFIVHMTVATDSDLELCAQENVPIVVCPRSNLLFGRIPPLDRMIHKGVRIALGTDNAMFSLPDMFTELEFAGRILRYQGIKEVDDVLTMVFKTGREILGLKGLSGLAPGDLCDFMVIESKGGDPVTDLVFRSSSSDPIMVCVGERVLGTKRIKIKESKSQ